A genomic window from Salvia miltiorrhiza cultivar Shanhuang (shh) chromosome 5, IMPLAD_Smil_shh, whole genome shotgun sequence includes:
- the LOC131025569 gene encoding uncharacterized protein LOC131025569 yields MGEWVEGVWSWKLEWERELRGREQSLLTNLLALLHNAAICAGKSSGWRWKPHPHGKFSVKTAYEVLSLSIGFNSGEKSDPEIGNIWKIKAPFKAKMMSWKIFKSRIPTTDNLIRRQIPIPPSEAVCVLCKSQEDNSDHLFFACKKTYEVWLSILSWLGKQAALHCKPRDHFNAFKNIGQKGDVTILESIWTCVVWCIWKARNECKFNNGSWCKDKIVTEIIARVWGWKNAYKIRCTPSDFRSWSLGEQILS; encoded by the coding sequence ATGGGGGAGTGGGTTGAAGGGGTTTGGAGTTGGAAGTTGGAATGGGAAAGAGAGCTGAGGGGAAGAGAACAAAGCTTACTGACTAACCTTCTTGCTTTACTTCATAATGCTGCTATCTGTGCAGGTAAATCAAGCGGATGGAGATGGAAGCCACATCCTCATGGGAAGTTTTCAGTCAAAACAGCCTATGAAGTCCTCAGCCTCTCAATCGGTTTTAATTCCGGGGAGAAATCTGATCCGGAGATTGGAAATATTTGGAAGATTAAAGCTCCTTTCAAAGCAAAGATGATGTCATGGAAAATTTTCAAAAGCAGAATCCCGACCACTGATAATCTCATTCGAAGACAAATTCCAATCCCACCTTCAGAGGCCGTCTGTGTTCTTTGTAAGTCACAGGAAGATAATTCAGACCATTTGTTCTTCGCGTGTAAGAAGACTTATGAGGTTTGGCTTTCTATTCTTTCATGGCTTGGAAAACAAGCGGCTCTTCATTGTAAGCCTAGAGATCACTTCAACGCCTTCAAGAACATTGGACAAAAAGGAGATGTTACCATCCTCGAAAGCATCTGGACATGTGTTGTCTGGTGTATTTGGAAAGCGAGAAACGAATGTAAGTTCAATAATGGAAGCTGGTGCAAAGATAAGATCGTGACCGAGATTATTGCGAGAGTTTGGGGATGGAAAAACGCTTACAAAATCCGCTGCACTCCATCCGATTTCAGATCGTGGTCCTTGGGAGAGCAGATTCTTTCATGA
- the LOC130986368 gene encoding uncharacterized protein LOC130986368 produces MEQVEELVRKRVREESVEAAPEPEIDSPDVKRLREDLLDGFDDDSEFCTSTQDLDSFMKSFEEEITASPASGHGAGAAEDGVIDLVSDSGDSRPDLGYLLEASDDELGIPPPTASPVGEGNELRTEVAKVESDSSEFGGEFWEVPGYDTYGFGFGEVENDIGEYVALDGLFDYSDLGFGSGDVSWRPETLPAQ; encoded by the coding sequence atggaACAAGTTGAGGAGCTGGTTAGGAAACGAGTCCGAGAAGAGTCGGTGGAGGCGGCGCCGGAGCCGGAGATCGACTCACCTGATGTGAAGCGGCTGAGGGAGGATCTGCTGGACGGGTTCGATGACGATTCTGAGTTCTGCACCTCGACTCAGGATCTCGACTCGTTCATGAAGAGTTTTGAGGAGGAGATCACTGCCTCTCCGGCTTCCGGTCACGGCGCCGGAGCGGCAGAGGACGGAGTTATCGATTTGGTGTCGGATTCCGGCGATTCACGACCGGATCTGGGGTACTTACTGGAGGCTTCCGATGACGAGCTAGGAATTCCTCCTCCGACGGCGTCTCCAGTTGGGGAAGGGAACGAGTTAAGGACTGAGGTTGCCAAGGTGGAGTCCGATTCGTCCGAGTTCGGAGGCGAGTTCTGGGAGGTTCCGGGTTATGACACGTACGGGTTTGGGTTTGGGGAAGTTGAAAATGATATCGGTGAATACGTGGCGCTGGATGGTTTGTTTGATTATTCGGATTTGGGATTCGGGTCGGGTGATGTTTCGTGGAGACCCGAAACGTTGCCGGCGCAGTAG